A segment of the Bacteroidota bacterium genome:
CTTGTATTTTTTGCAGGGCTTTTTTTTTATTCCTTTTTGTATTGTCATGGAGTAGCATCACACCCCACTATCAGTGGAATGAAGCGTTGGCTTTGTGTGAAGTTCTACGGTTTAGTATCAGTTATTATCCAATATTTTCCTAAAAAAAAAGTTTTGTAATTTTTTAGCACNNNNNNNNNNNNNNNNNNNNNNNNNNNNNNNNNNNNNNNNNNNNNNNNNNNNNNNNNNNNNNNNNNNNNNNNNNNNNNNNNNNNNNNNNNNNNNNNNNNNCTTTTACAGGTGAAGAATTAGAAACTTATGACAAATATTGGGATTCCATCCGTTCTGAAAAAACCTTAGTTAATGGTGCAAAGGAAGAAGGAGAAATAATAGGAGTTGAAAAAGGTAAAGCAGAAGGCGAAATAATAGGAGTTGAAAAAGGAAAAATAGAAGGAGAAATAATAGGAGTTGAAAAAGGTAAAGCAGAGGGTGAGAAAATCGGTATTTATAAAACAATATTAGAATCATTACGAAATGGGCTTGATAAAGAGCTAATTTCAAAGATAACAAATGTGTCAGTGGAAACAATTGAAAAAATCAATAGATTGCTTGAGAAATACGATGATAAAGCCGAAGAGCATTTTGATGAATATTAACAAATTACATCTTTCCAAAAGTTTACGTATTGGAATGCTACAGACAGCATGTTTTAAAAAAGCCTTGCATTTTTTGCAGGGCTTTTTTTTTATTCCTTTGAAAAAGAATTAAATTGCAAGCCTAAATAAACAAAGTGAAAAAGCCAAATGAGAAATAAAGAATTACCTTTTTGGATATTAACAATTTCTGTTTTTATTGTTTTGATAGTACCCGAGCTGGTAAAAGACGGCATGTTCATGGATGGATTACTCTACACTACAGTTTCCAAAAATCTTGCTGATGGTTTTGGTTGCTTCTGGTTTCCAAGATATACAGAAACATTTCATTTGCCATTTTTTCATGAGCAACCACCTTTAGTCTTTGGAATTCAAGCTTTGTTTTTTAAGATTTTTGGTAACAGCATTTATGTTGAGAGATTTTACTCCTTACTTACTGCCTCTATAACATTTTTTTTAATTACAATTTTATGGAAAGAAATTTTTTATTCCAAAAAAAAACTTAAACAAATGTCATGGCTACCTGCTTTTTTATGGGTAATTATTCCAGTTTGTTTTTGGGCTTATTCAAATAATATCCAAGAAAACACAATGGGTATTTTTACTTTATCTTCTACAATAATTATTTTAAAAGCTTTGCGTATAAATAAATACAGAATAATTTATTTAATGCTTGGAGGTGTTTTTATTTTCCTTGCTTCTTTAAGCAAAGGATTTCCCGGTCTTTTCCCTCTATCAATTATAATTATTCATCAACTTATTTTTAAAAAGCTTTCCTTTTCCAAAACAATTTTATATTCTCTAATTCTTGTTGCTGTTACTGTTATAATTTATTTAATTATTTTAATAAATGACAATGCATATCTTAGTTTAACTACTTACCTAAACGAAAGAGTTCTAAATAGTATCAATTCTGTTTCTAATGTAAATTCAAGATTAT
Coding sequences within it:
- a CDS encoding glycosyltransferase family 39 protein encodes the protein MRNKELPFWILTISVFIVLIVPELVKDGMFMDGLLYTTVSKNLADGFGCFWFPRYTETFHLPFFHEQPPLVFGIQALFFKIFGNSIYVERFYSLLTASITFFLITILWKEIFYSKKKLKQMSWLPAFLWVIIPVCFWAYSNNIQENTMGIFTLSSTIIILKALRINKYRIIYLMLGGVFIFLASLSKGFPGLFPLSIIIIHQLIFKKLSFSKTILYSLILVAVTVIIYLIILINDNAYLSLTTYLNERVLNSINSVSNVNSRLYLLFRLFTEMIPVLILCLIILLIGKYKSIKTKISSNKKMIFFFLLIGFSASLPLLITLEQRGFYLVTSLPFFAIAFAIIIAPTLVKLINQMNEISSFTKTANIITVLILVFVLTFSTLQIGKYSRDKQILQDIYLIGTKIPTGETISTEPDIWHKYNVHSYFMRHFKISLTTGFNTEYFITNKNYKIHSDDYKKIVLETEMFDLYKKSKLNFSK